The stretch of DNA GGCTCCTGCGCGCTGTGCACGGTCCATGATCCTGTCGACCTCGGACCGCGAGGCCACGTTGTGCCCGAGCGTAAACTCCGTGGCGCTCGGCGGTGCCTGCTGAAGGCCCGCGTCGCGAGCAATGCTCTGTCGGGGCCATAAGGCAAGGCGAAGGCCCGCTTGCAGGTCGATGAACGCGACGGCGCCATACTCGAACTCGGTGCCGACCACCCCATCAGTCGGGAAGCCGAGCCCGTCACGATAGAAGCACACCGATCGTTCGAGGTCGTCCACGCCGATCGTGATTACCGTAATCCGTGGCTTCATAGCGTTCCGAGATCCCGGGTGAGAGCGGCGGCCGGAATCGGCTTGCAGCCGCTGGTGTTCTGCCCGGCCCACAGCGACGAGAAGTCTCCCCGCCCCATACTCTCTGCCTTTGCGCGCAGCGGAGCGATCGCGGCAGCCGCCAGCGGAAAGCGTGGCGCTGCTGGATTGATCGGCCCCAGTTCCTGCATCAGCCGATTGACGATGCCCCTGGCCGGCCGACCGGTAAACAAGTTGGTCAGCGCGGTTGTCCGGGAGGATTCGCTTCCGAGTGCCGCCCGATGCACCGCACTCGTCGTCGCCTCGGGGCAAAGCAGGTAGGCCGTGCCAATCTGCGCACCGGCAGCACCGAGCGCCCGGACTGCCGCTACGCCCTGGGCATCGGCGATGCCTCCTGCGGCAATCACCGGAATCCGTACCGCGCGCACGACCTGCGGAACCAGTGCCAAGGTGCCGACCTGGCTGCCGAGGTCCTCGGAAAGGAAGATGCCGCGATGTCCGCCGGCCTCGACCCCCTGCGCAATTACCGCATCGACGCCGTGCGCCTCGAGCCAGACAGCTTCCTCGACGGTGGTGGCGGACGACAAGACCTTGGCGCCCCATGCCTTCACCCGTGCTATGAGGTCAGGCGCGGGCAATCCGAAATGAAAGCTCACGACGGGTGGGCGAAACTCTTCGAGCGCGTCCGCCACCGCCGCGCTGAAAGGCAATCGCGCAGGCTGCGCGGCGACCGTGTCCGGGTCGACCCCCAACTCGGCGTAGTAGGGAGCCAGAACTGCTCGCCAGGCTCGTTCCCGCTCAGCATCCGGCTCCGGCTGGGCATGGCAGAAGAAGTTGACGTTGAACGGAGCTGTCGTCCCGGCCCGAATGGCCGTCAGCTCAGCGCGCATGGCGTCGACGTTCAGCATGGCGCAAGGCAGCGACCCGAGCCCGCCGGCGTTCGATACGGCCACAGCGAGTGCCGACCCCTGTGATCCAGCCATCGGGGCCTGAACGATCGGGAGTTCGACCCCGAACAGGTCTCGCAGATCCACGCTACCGTCCCGCCAGCGCAGCGAGCAGCCGAGCCACCGCGAGTTCCTTGGCCTTGGCCTCGACTTCCACAGTCAGCGGCCACCCGAGCCACTCCTTGGGAAAGTCGGCGGGGTCGATGTAGTCGTGATGCCGGGCTGGCTTGGGGCCTTTCCATCCCTCGATCGGACTCGAGACATGGAACAGCGGCTCCCGCCGCCAGGTTGCCTGAGCCCGTTCGGTCGCCTCGGCCACGCTCAACCCGTCGGCCAGGCAGCGGTGGTGATGTACGTCGTAGACCAGCGGCACGCCAGTATCGGCGCAGACAGGCAGCAGGTCGGCTGGCGTGTACACCTTGTCGTCGTTCTCGATCGTCAGGCGGCTCCGAACCTGCTCCGGCAAACGCTCGATGTTGCGGCGCAGTGCAATCAGCGCACTGGTCTTGTCGCCATACGCGCCGCCGCCATGCAGGTTGATCGTGTCGGCGCCCACCCATTCCGCGATCTCGGCCTGATAGTTCAGCTCGGCCAGGGACTGTTCGAGCGTGCGCGGCGTCGGCGAATTGAGCACGACGAACTGATCCGGATGAAAGGAGAGGCGTAAGCCGTGCGTGCGAGCGTACTGGCCGCACTCCCGATACCGCGCGACGATTGCCTCCGCACCTGGCAGCTCTTCGATGGCGTAGCCCGCGGTCGGATGCGTCTTGACCGGCAGGATCTGACTGTTGATCCGAAAGGCGCCGATGCCGTGGCTCGCGCAGAACTCCAGCGCGCTCATCAGCGCATCCGCGTTGATACGACAGAGCTCGGCCAATCGCGCCAGCCGATCCTCGCGCGAGAGCCGGAGCATTGCCGTTGCGGTCGTTGTCCTGAACTTGATCGGCTCCTCTGCGAACAAGCAGCACAAGCCGAGGCGAAGCTGAGATGATGCCGCCCGATTGGATCGGACCTTCCGTGCCATGTACCCTCGCTTTGTCACCCTACGACGCTGCCCGCCTAAGATAAGCCTCGATGCCGTCGAGAACCCGCTGCAGACCGAAGTCGAACGATTCTTCCATCGTTCGCGGCTTGCCGTCGGACGGCGTCGTCAGGATTGCCGCGAACTGTGCGAAGCGCGGGTCGCCCACGGCGCGTCCCAGGTCGGCACCGACCGCGGCCGCCCACTGCTGCTCGGAAATGCCGCGCGCCCGGGCACGCGCCAGGGAAACTGAGGTATCCGAGGCGCCGCGGGTATAGCCGTCGACCACGCTGATCATCTGACCGAGGTCGGCCGGCCGGAGTCGCGTGCCTGCGAAGGCCGCTGCCAGCGCCTCGAGCCAGGCCAACCAGTTCGGCCCATGCGGCGCTGCGACGAAGGGCAACTCCGCCAGCCAGGGCCTCGAGCAGAGCATCGCCCGCTTGGCGTGCGCCCATCGCGACACCTCCTCTCGCCAAGTGCCCCGGGGGTTGCCGGGCGCGGGCGGCAGTCCCAGCGCCGCGTCCACGATTGCGTCGTACAGCGCTTCCTTATTGGGGAAGTAGCGATAGACGGCCATGGTCGTAAAGCCGAGCCGCGCGGAAACGGCCTGCATCGTTACGGCGCTCAGGCCCTCCTCGTCGGCGATGTCCATCGCCGCCCGCACCACGTCCTCCGGTGCGAACGCCGCTTTCGGGCCGCGCGTTGCGGGGGAGCGATCCTCCCAGAGCAGCTGACTCCGCCGCTGAAGGGCAGGGTCGGGCGCCACCGACGCCTGCATCACGTCGTCGTGCGTCAGGGTGCCGCCGGAGGGTTTCCCCTTCCTGGTACCACCTCGCCCGCCTGATCCTGCCGACTTCTTCCGTCCCGCCATAGTGCCCGCTCCGGCGACAGTATTGACAAACCTGAAACTGTGTATATCATATACTAGTACTGTGTACGTCGTATACTAATAACACCCCGGGCGCCGCGGTAGCCCGGACGGCACCAACTCAGGAGAAGTCATATGTCTCGCTCGTACCCTGCTCTCCAGACCGGACGCCTGGTAGTCGGCGTCCTTGCCCTCATGCTTGGCTTGACCACGGCTGCCTCCGCCCAGGACACCGCATCGGCGGGCGACAAGTTCGAGTTTCGGGTCTCGGGTGGTTACCTCGTTGCCACCGGCGCCCAGCGCACCCAGGTCACCGATGCCCAGGTGACTGCTGCTCAGCTTTCCTGGGTCGTCCACCCGCGTCTGGCGCTCAACGGCACCTTCGGCTGGGCCCGTAGCCGTGATCGCATCGCCGCCGGTACGCCCAAACTCGATGTCGTGAACTGTGATGTCGGGGGGGAACTGCGCACGGCGCGATGGTCGCTCGGCGGGCCGTTCTCGCTCAGTGCATTTGGCGGGCTGGGCGTCGGGTTCCGTAGCTACAACTACCGCAGCCTCGATCTCCCGGCGACCTACAACCTTGCCGGCTACGGCAGCGTCGGCGGCGAAGTCGGGATTGGGCGCGTCGGCCTGCGACTCGAAGCCCGCGACTACCTGACCGGCTTCAAGCCGCTTGCCGGGCAGGGTGGGTCGGCTACCCGCAACGACGTCATGATCACGGCGGCACTGCGTTTCAACCTCCGTCCCGTAGCCGGAGCCTGACCATGCCACGGACGCGACGCGACTGGACCATCCCTGCCGGCCTGATGGCGCTGGGCCTCGTGCCCGCAGTCGCGGGGGGTGCGCGGCTGGCTCAGCTGGCTGGCGGAAACACCGCCGGCACGGAGGCGGCCCGCTTCTTTGCGGCCCCGTTTCCGGTGACGATCCACATCGTCGCGGCAGTCGTGTACAGCATGCTCGGCGCACTTCAGTTCTCACCGGGCCTTCGACGCGCGAACCCCGGCTGGCACCGCATCTCGGGTCGGATTCTGATTCCCGCCGCCGTCCTGGTCGCGGTCACGGGGATCTGGATGACGCTGACCTATCCATCGCCGCCGAATGACGGCACGATGGTCTTTGTGGAGCGGCTGATTTTCGGCTCTGCGATGCTGATATCCGTAGTACTCGGCGTCGATGCCATTCGCCGGCGCCGCTACGCTGAGCACGGGGCGTGGATGATCCGCGCCTATGCCATCGGTTTGGGAGCGGGTACGCAGGTGCTGACGCACCTGCCGTGGTTCCTGGTTTCGGATCTCGAGCCGGGACCGACGCCGCGGGCGGTGATGATGGGGCTGGGGTGGGTGATCAACCTGGCCGTGGCGGAGCGGGTCATCCGCCAACCGGCGTCCAGGTCTGCTCGGGCTGCTCGCGACCATTCGCCGGGTGGGGGTGGTTGGCAGGGAGCTGGTGGAGAGGCTCCGCTGGGTGAACCCGGCTCCCTGGCCAGCCGATGATCCCGGCCCGTGCTGCAGCCCAACCCGACTCTTGGATCCTTTGCCCGCGCGGGTTCACAGGCCAATCCGCACGCCAGCGCGGATGGCAAGCATTGGGGTGCGGGATTCTAGTGGCGTGATGGTGACCTGACCGTCGGGATGGTCGACGATACTGCCTGGGGCCAGGTAGCTCGCGCGGCCGCCCGCGATGTATTGCGCGCCAAAGTCCAGAAGCACCTGGCGAGTTCCCGTGTGGACCGGGATGCTCACCCCGCTTCCAAGGTTCCAGCCGAACGCGAGGTCGGACTGGTTGACGCTGGACACCAGTGGATATCCGCCGGCCGTTGGTTCGATGCGGGTCGTGGTATAGAAGGCCTGGGCAGCGATGCCGCCATGGGCGTACACCGCAAGAGGGCCGAACGACAGCTCACCCTGGAGTCCCAACGTGATCGGTACCACGGCATTGGTGGTGCGGACCATGACCTCGACCCGGTCGCCGACCGTTGCACTGAACGCGGTTCGCCGGGATTCGTGACCATACTCCATCTCGCCGACCTCGGCCCGAATGCTCAAGCGGCCCGATCGGTCGAGCGGTATGGTCAGGGCGCCGGTGATCCCGTACCCGAAGCTGATGTTGTGCCCCAGGGCGCCGAGAGGCCGGTTTTGAACTGCGGCGAGGGAGACGGTGCTCCGCCCCCTTGCCTGAGAGAAGGCCGGAAGGGACATTGGACCTGCACCGATCGACAACACGAACATGACTCCGACGATGTATCGCATGACCGTCCCTGGGTTGGAGCGTTCTTTGTGGCAGCACACGCTGCGTTACCAATGTCTCGCTTGGCGGCGAAGTCGGATTGAACACAGGGGCTGACCTCGCTGCAGGCGGCCAGTCCGGGTCTGGAGTAGGGATCTGTGCGGAGGGCTCGTGACCTTGCTGACCGGTGATGTCGAGATGTTCTTGTGGGACGGTGGCTGCGCCTTCGTTGGCAACAGCGCTGCACGCACCGGGCTGCACAGCCACCAGGCGATCCAGCTGGTGTATGGCACCGATGCCGAGATCCGCCTCAGCCCGGCCCACGACGGACCGTGGGCAAGCTACCGTCTGGCGCTGGTCGCCTCCCATCAGCCTCACATCATGGATGCCACTGATGTGTCGCTGGGTGTGACGATGTTCATCGAGCCCGAGACCCTGGAGGGGCGGGCGCTCAGTGCGCTCTGCTCGCCGCACGGCCTCACCTCGCTCGACCCCGCACCTGCCGCTGCTGCCCTGAACGAGTTGTTTGAGCGATTCCTCGCGCGGCGGGGTGACGCTGCCATCAGTGAGTCGGCGCGCCGTGTCGTAACGCTCCTGACGGATGGAGTCGAGCCGACCGCGGTGACCAGCGAGCGGATCATGCGGGCCCTGGCGTGGATCAATGCCCACATCCGAGAACCAATCACCCTCGATGCGGTGGCGGCGGCGGTCTTCCTCTCGCCCAGCCGTTTTCGCCATCTCTTCATGGAGCAGATGGGCATGGGGCTTCGACCCTGGCTTTTGTGGCGCCGGTTTATGCGGACCTGGGGGATGATCATGGACGGTGCAAGCATCTCGCAGGCAGCTCATGAGGCGGGGTTTGCGGATGCGGCCCATTTCACCCGGACATCCAACCGCATGATTGGTGTAGCGCCGTCGGGGTTCCGTGTCTCGCGGTCTCCCGCAGCGCTAAAGAAGGGACCGCCCCCGGCGGCGAAGCCATAACAGCACCACGCCGCCTGGGGTGCGTACCGTCACGACACGGGGGCCTCGCAACGGCAGCGATCGCAGTTGCAGTCGGCGGCACACCGGGAGTTCGAATCACATTTGCAGTTCGAGCCACACTCGCAGTTCGAGCCACACTCGCAGTTCGAGCCACACTCGCAGTCCGAGCCGCACGCGCAGTCCGAGCCGCACGCGCAGTCCGAGCCGCACGCGCAGTTCGAGCCGCACCGGCAGTCGGCACCGCACTGGCAGTCGGCACCGCACTGGCAGTCCGAGCCGCACTGGCAGTCCGTGCAGTTGCAGCCAGTGCCAGACGCGTCGCTGTTACAGGGGGTGGCGGATTCCACGCAAGTACAAGGACCGGCGTTTCGGGTGGTGCTGCTGTTGTCGGCGTTCATGTCCTACCTCAGGTGAAGGGT from Gemmatimonadales bacterium encodes:
- a CDS encoding nitronate monooxygenase, giving the protein MAGSQGSALAVAVSNAGGLGSLPCAMLNVDAMRAELTAIRAGTTAPFNVNFFCHAQPEPDAERERAWRAVLAPYYAELGVDPDTVAAQPARLPFSAAVADALEEFRPPVVSFHFGLPAPDLIARVKAWGAKVLSSATTVEEAVWLEAHGVDAVIAQGVEAGGHRGIFLSEDLGSQVGTLALVPQVVRAVRIPVIAAGGIADAQGVAAVRALGAAGAQIGTAYLLCPEATTSAVHRAALGSESSRTTALTNLFTGRPARGIVNRLMQELGPINPAAPRFPLAAAAIAPLRAKAESMGRGDFSSLWAGQNTSGCKPIPAAALTRDLGTL
- a CDS encoding TetR/AcrR family transcriptional regulator C-terminal domain-containing protein, producing MAGRKKSAGSGGRGGTRKGKPSGGTLTHDDVMQASVAPDPALQRRSQLLWEDRSPATRGPKAAFAPEDVVRAAMDIADEEGLSAVTMQAVSARLGFTTMAVYRYFPNKEALYDAIVDAALGLPPAPGNPRGTWREEVSRWAHAKRAMLCSRPWLAELPFVAAPHGPNWLAWLEALAAAFAGTRLRPADLGQMISVVDGYTRGASDTSVSLARARARGISEQQWAAAVGADLGRAVGDPRFAQFAAILTTPSDGKPRTMEESFDFGLQRVLDGIEAYLRRAAS
- a CDS encoding VOC family protein translates to MKPRITVITIGVDDLERSVCFYRDGLGFPTDGVVGTEFEYGAVAFIDLQAGLRLALWPRQSIARDAGLQQAPPSATEFTLGHNVASRSEVDRIMDRAQRAGATIVRAAHETFWGGYAGYFADPDGHLWEAVWNPQWIAPD
- a CDS encoding helix-turn-helix transcriptional regulator encodes the protein MTLLTGDVEMFLWDGGCAFVGNSAARTGLHSHQAIQLVYGTDAEIRLSPAHDGPWASYRLALVASHQPHIMDATDVSLGVTMFIEPETLEGRALSALCSPHGLTSLDPAPAAAALNELFERFLARRGDAAISESARRVVTLLTDGVEPTAVTSERIMRALAWINAHIREPITLDAVAAAVFLSPSRFRHLFMEQMGMGLRPWLLWRRFMRTWGMIMDGASISQAAHEAGFADAAHFTRTSNRMIGVAPSGFRVSRSPAALKKGPPPAAKP
- a CDS encoding DUF2306 domain-containing protein, which produces MPRTRRDWTIPAGLMALGLVPAVAGGARLAQLAGGNTAGTEAARFFAAPFPVTIHIVAAVVYSMLGALQFSPGLRRANPGWHRISGRILIPAAVLVAVTGIWMTLTYPSPPNDGTMVFVERLIFGSAMLISVVLGVDAIRRRRYAEHGAWMIRAYAIGLGAGTQVLTHLPWFLVSDLEPGPTPRAVMMGLGWVINLAVAERVIRQPASRSARAARDHSPGGGGWQGAGGEAPLGEPGSLASR
- the uvsE gene encoding UV DNA damage repair endonuclease UvsE, which produces MARKVRSNRAASSQLRLGLCCLFAEEPIKFRTTTATAMLRLSREDRLARLAELCRINADALMSALEFCASHGIGAFRINSQILPVKTHPTAGYAIEELPGAEAIVARYRECGQYARTHGLRLSFHPDQFVVLNSPTPRTLEQSLAELNYQAEIAEWVGADTINLHGGGAYGDKTSALIALRRNIERLPEQVRSRLTIENDDKVYTPADLLPVCADTGVPLVYDVHHHRCLADGLSVAEATERAQATWRREPLFHVSSPIEGWKGPKPARHHDYIDPADFPKEWLGWPLTVEVEAKAKELAVARLLAALAGR